The following coding sequences are from one Salvia hispanica cultivar TCC Black 2014 chromosome 3, UniMelb_Shisp_WGS_1.0, whole genome shotgun sequence window:
- the LOC125216762 gene encoding allene oxide cyclase, chloroplastic-like yields the protein MAAASSTILKAAVSSPSPARLPPPAAAAQKLSSFAPSKKKQFLPKPLTKSFSCKAQAADPASTTPTKVQQLHVYEINERDRGSPAYLRLSQKTVNSLGDLVPFSNKVYTGDLKKRAGITAGLCILIKHEEEKKGDRYEAIYSFYLGDYGHIAVQGPYLTYEDTELAVTGGSGIFQGVYGHVKLHQIIFPFKLYYTFHLKGIPDLPAELLGQPVPPAIEVEPTPAAKSCEAGATLPNFTN from the exons AtggccgccgcctcctccacCATTCTCAAAGCCGCCGTCTCCTCCCCTTCCCCCGCCAGGCTTCCGccgcccgccgccgccgcccagAAACTCTCCTCCTTTGCCCCATCCAAGAAGAAACAATTCCTCCCCAAACCCCTCACCAAATCCTTCTCATGCAAAGCCCAGGCCGCTGATCCAGCTTCCACCACACCAA CCAAAGTCCAACAACTGCACGTCTACGAGATCAACGAGCGCGATCGCGGCAGCCCTGCCTACCTCCGATTGAGCCAGAAAACCGTCAATTCCCTCGGCGATCTCGTGCCTTTCAGCAACAAG GTTTACACCGGCGATTTGAAGAAACGGGCGGGGATAACGGCGGGGTTATGCATCCTGATCAAGCacgaggaggagaagaagggCGACCGCTACGAGGCGATCTACAGCTTCTATTTAGGAGACTACGGCCACATCGCGGTGCAGGGGCCCTACCTCACCTACGAGGACACCGAGCTCGCCGTCACCGGCGGCTCCGGCATCTTCCAGGGCGTCTACGGCCACGTCAAGCTCCACCAGATCATCTTCCCCTTCAAGCTCTACTACACCTTCCACCTCAAGGGCATCCCTGATCTGCCGGCGGAGCTGCTCGGCCAGCCTGTGCCGCCGGCGATCGAGGTTGAGCCCACCCCCGCCGCGAAGAGTTGCGAAGCCGGAGCCACGCTCCCTAACTTCACCAATTAG
- the LOC125209652 gene encoding uncharacterized protein LOC125209652 produces MIEVNDLRFLRVMFDFKPFPEISQYENVDDSSFFDVIGVITGPGRVISQSNHNKLFCTIWDSNVDLYLDQLKKSEGTIPIVIIQFCKRNLFRGEIRISTHFQASKVVINADVKEVKDFRMSFVQQASVIQGGQRLGGEYDDLQVKSLEDLSCLEEGSCWVFGKIESVECHYGEWYFLACKACVKKVREVDNKFNCSGCTKTHSYAVKRFKFVVNVVDHTSNASLLLWDREGSQLLGRNVTDFLGTGGQLVAPKNSIPALIEESLVEVVDKYTPKDLGEQIFKFDTRLSDLLFGADLAEVSQKAYVTTDLSTLANENISECCVEGSELNFGVDVAEGSQKVFVTPDLSTVSNAKNYEWGVECSVKRCLDLEFDGCDDVDEVQMKKKEKIAGSN; encoded by the exons ATGATTGAGGTTAATGATCTTAGGTTTCTGAGAGTAATGTTTGACTTCAAGCCCTTTCCTGAAATATCACAATATGAAAATGTTGATGATTCATCATTCTTTG ATGTCATTGGTGTGATAACCGGACCTGGTAGAGTTATCTCTCAATCTAA CCACAACAAACTATTCTGTACAATATGGGATTCAAATGTTGACTTATACTTGGATCAGCTGAAAAAGAGTGAAGGAACAATTCCAATTGTGATTATTCAGTTTTGCAAGCGCAATCTGTTTAGAG gagAAATTCGCATTTCTACACATTTTCAAGCTTCTaaggttgtgatcaatgctgATGTTAAAGAAGTTAAAGATTTTAGGATGAg CTTTGTTCAGCAAGCTTCCGTCATTCAAGGAGGACAAAGGCTTGGTGGTGAATATGATGATCTGCAAGTGAAGTCCCTTGAGGATTTGTCTTGCCTAGAG GAAGGTTCATGTTGGGTATTTGGTAAAATTGAGTCAGTTGAGTGCCATTACGGTGAATGGTATTTTTTGGCGTGTAAGGCTTGTGTTAAGAAGGTCAGAGAAGTGGATAATAAGTTTAACTGTTCTGGATGTACAAAAACTCATTCTTATGCCGTTAAAAG GTTCAAGTTTGTGGTGAATGTTGTTGATCATACCAGCAATGCATCATTGTTATTGTGGGATAGGGAAGGCAGCCAATTGTTAGGGAGAAATGTGACTGATTTTTTAGGAACTGGTGGTCAG CTGGTTGCTCCTAAGAATTCCATCCCTGCACTTATTGAAGAGAGTCTTGTGG AAGTAGTTGACAAGTATACTCCTAAAGACTTGGGTGAACAGATCTTTAAATTTGATACGAGGTTATCTGATCTACTTTTTGGAGCTGATCTTGCTGag GTTTCTCAGAAGGCCTATGTTACAACTGATCTGTCCACTCTTGCTAATGAGAATATCAGTGAATGCTGCGTTGAAGGATCTGAATTAAATTTTGGAGTTGATGTTGCTGAG GGTTCTCAGAAAGTGTTTGTTACACCTGATCTGTCCACTGTTTCTAATGCGAAAAATTATGAATGGGGTGTTGAATGCTCTGTGAAGCGATGCTTGGATTTAGAATTTGACGGATGTGATGATGTTGATGAAGTtcagatgaagaagaaagagaaaattgcTGGTTCTAATTAG
- the LOC125214999 gene encoding transcription factor AS1-like gives MKERQRWQPEEDALLRAYVKQYGPREWNLINQRLPSALHRDPKSCLERWKNYLKPGIKKGSLTPDEQSLLISLQAKYGNKWKKIAAELPGRTAKRLGKWWEVFKEKQLKHHSSSSPSHGGNYDHILDTFAEKYVQPKPAAVIPPSPPTSEMGVLIRELEEGREVWARQRKEAAWRLRRLEQQLEAEKERRGREKAEEVEAKIRRLREEEAAYVSRMEGEYRERLGAVQREEDAKEAKLMEAWCSVHVRLLAQIGSHRGGAFLSQ, from the coding sequence ATGAAGGAGCGTCAGCGGTGGCAGCCGGAAGAAGACGCCCTCCTCCGCGCCTACGTGAAGCAGTACGGCCCCCGCGAATGGAACCTGATCAACCAGCGCCTCCCCTCCGCCCTCCACCGCGACCCTAAGTCCTGCCTGGAGCGCTGGAAGAATTACCTCAAGCCGGGCATCAAGAAGGGCTCCCTCACCCCCGACGAGCAGTCCCTCCTCATCTCCCTCCAGGCCAAATACGGCAACAAGTGGAAGAAGATCGCCGCCGAGCTCCCCGGCCGCACCGCCAAGCGCCTCGGCAAGTGGTGGGAGGTCTTCAAAGAGAAGCAGCTCAAGCACCACTCCTCCTCATCCCCTTCCCACGGCGGTAATTACGACCACATTTTAGACACATTCGCCGAGAAATACGTCCAGCCCAAACCCGCCGCCGTGAttccgccgtcgccgccgacATCGGAGATGGGGGTGCTGATCCGGGAGCTGGAGGAGGGGAGGGAGGTGTGGGCGAGGCAGAGGAAGGAGGCGGCGTGGAGGCTTAGGCGGCTGGAGCAGCAGCTGGAGGCGGAGAAGGAGCGGAGGGGGAGGGAGAAggcggaggaggtggaggCGAAGATAAGGAGGCTGAGGGAGGAAGAGGCGGCGTATGTTAGCAGGATGGAAGGGGAGTACAGGGAGCGGTTGGGGGCGGTGCAGAGGGAGGAAGACGCCAAAGAGGCTAAGTTAATGGAGGCTTGGTGCAGCGTTCACGTGCGGCTGTTGGCTCAGATTGGGTCCCACCGTGGCGGTGCTTTCCTTTCCCAATAA
- the LOC125213124 gene encoding geranylgeranyl pyrophosphate synthase, chloroplastic-like — MFVYICVNYNKMSLLISNSLTTLISLGAGRQRQSRSGHPISSILAKQDQNPISPPFDFNRYTLEKADSVNRALAAAVEMKEPLKIHESMRYSLLAGGKRVRPMLCIAACELFGGDEPTALPAACAVEMIHTMSLMHDDLPCMDNDALRRGKPTNHRVFGEETAVLAGDALLSFAFEHVALATRGASPEKVVRVLGELARAIGAEGLVAGQVVDICSEGMAEVGLEHLEFIHHHKTAALLEGSVVLGAILGGGDEEEVGKLRKFAKCIGLLFQVVDDILDVTKSSAELGKTAGKDLVADKTTYPKLLGIDKSRELAEELNREAQEQLSHFHPHKAAPLIALANYIAYRDN; from the coding sequence atgtttgtgtatatttgtgttaattacaataaaatgagCCTTCTTATTAGTAATTCTCTCACAACATTAATCTCTCTTGGCGCCGGCCGGCAACGGCAATCAAGATCCGGTCATCCgatttcatcaattttggCCAAACAAGACCAGAATCCGATCTCTCCGCCGTTCGATTTCAATCGATACACGCTCGAGAAGGCCGACTCCGTGAACCGAGCTCTGGCCGCGGCGGTGGAGATGAAGGAGCCTTTAAAGATCCACGAGTCCATGCGCTACTCCCTCCTCGCCGGCGGGAAGCGCGTGCGCCCCATGCTCTGCATCGCCGCCTGCGAGCTCTTCGGCGGCGACGAGCCCACGGCCCTCCCGGCGGCCTGCGCGGTGGAGATGATCCACACCATGTCCCTGATGCACGACGACCTCCCCTGCATGGACAACGACGCCCTCCGCCGCGGCAAGCCCACCAACCACCGCGTCTTCGGCGAGGAGACCGCCGTCCTCGCCGGCGACGCGCTCCTCTCCTTCGCCTTCGAGCACGTGGCTCTGGCGACGCGCGGGGCGTCGCCAGAGAAGGTGGTGAGGGTGTTGGGGGAGCTGGCGAGGGCGATCGGGGCGGAGGGGCTCGTGGCGGGGCAGGTGGTGGACATCTGCTCGGAGGGGATGGCGGAGGTGGGGCTGGAGCATCTGGAGTTCATCCACCACCACAAGACGGCGGCGCTGCTGGAGGGGTCGGTGGTTTTGGGGGCGATTTTGGGGGGAGGGGATGAGGAGGAGGTTGGGAAGCTGAGGAAGTTTGCCAAGTGTATTGGGCTGCTGTTTCAGGTGGTGGATGACATCTTGGATGTGACGAAATCGTCGGCGGAGTTGGGGAAGACGGCGGGGAAGGATTTGGTGGCGGATAAGACGACGTACCCGAAGCTGCTGGGTATCGACAAATCAAGGGAATTGGCGGAGGAATTGAATCGGGAGGCGCAGGAGCAGCTGTCTCACTTTCATCCACACAAGGCGGCTCCATTGATTGCTCTTGCCAATTATATTGCTTATAGGGATAATTGA